GGTATGGTAGGAGATTTCTGTAACTACGTAAATGGAGCCAACATTGCTGGTTTCAAGAAAGTAGCAGATTCTATGCTTGCCCACGGAGTAGTATAAAATATAAAATTAAATCAGGTGAGATATCTCACCTGATTTTTTTATGAAATGAATAACTAATCAAATAAGAGATTTATCCCTGAGGGTAAATCTCTTTTGTTTTTTAAAGAAATGTAAAATAGGGTAGAGTGATGGAAAACAAAAAAGAGATTGATGCAATAATCGAGAAATATAAGGGTAAAAAGGGAGCTACTATTCCGCTACTGCAGGATTTGCAGTCTGTAGAAGGTTTTTTGAAAAGAGAGATCATGGTCTATGCATCAGAACAGACTGGCATCAAGATAGCAGATATCTATGGAGTGGCAACCTTTTATTCCATGTTTCGTTTAAAACCGCAGGGTCGTCATATCATCAGAGTTTGCGTGGGAACAGCGTGCCATGTATCTGGAGCAGAGACGATATTTCATGCAGTCCAGAGCCATTTGGATCTAAATGAGCTGGAAGATACGACAGATGATGGGAGATACACTTTGATGGAAGTAGCCTGCCTGGGCTGCTGCAGTCTTGCACCCGTAATGATGATAGATGAAGATACTCATGGAAAACTGACTCCTGACAGTGTCGGTAAAATTTTGGACAGATACGAATAGGGGGATGTGATGGAAATAAAAGTAGGACTTGCCAGTTGTGGATTAGCTGCGGGAGCCGGAGCAATCTATGATGGCATCAAAAACTATATAAGTGATAAAGACCTTGATATCAAA
Above is a window of Candidatus Stygibacter australis DNA encoding:
- the nuoE gene encoding NADH-quinone oxidoreductase subunit NuoE → MENKKEIDAIIEKYKGKKGATIPLLQDLQSVEGFLKREIMVYASEQTGIKIADIYGVATFYSMFRLKPQGRHIIRVCVGTACHVSGAETIFHAVQSHLDLNELEDTTDDGRYTLMEVACLGCCSLAPVMMIDEDTHGKLTPDSVGKILDRYE